The sequence AACGGCACGATCTCGCGCCTGATCATGTCCAGCCTGTCCGCACTCGAGGGCCCGAGGTTCCACGTCAGCGGCACCGAGGGCGCCTGGCGCACTTACGGCAAAGACCCACAAGAAGCAGCTCTTCGCTCAGGAGCTGGTCCCGGCACCCCCGGTTTCGGGCAGGAGTCCGAGGCCGAGCGCGGCGAGTTGAGCATCGACGGGCAGTTCGACCCCACTCCTGCCGGGACCGGCGACTACGGCAGGTATTACCGCGAGCTGGCCGATGCCCTCAACACCGGGGCGCCGGTTCCCGTCGAGCCTCAGGACGCCGTAGACGCCCTGCGTCTCATCGAAGCCGCTCATCGCGCACCTCACACGAACCTCCGCTGAACGCACGAAGGACATCATGAATTCACTTCCCGCTTCCTCCACCTCCGCTGCTGGTCTCTCCCGCGGCTCGAGCGCAGCTCCCGAGAGCGTGATCGTGCTCGGAGGGGGAGCTCTAGGCGCCTCGATCGCCACCCACCTCGCGCAAGCCGGTGCCTCAGTGACGCTCGCGACCGCAGGCGAGCTGTGCGACGGTGCGTCCAGCCGATCGCTGTCCTGGCTGAACTCCGCAGGTGACCGCAGCCCCGCTTACCATGCCCTGCGCGTGCACGGCATCGATCGGTACCGCACCCTGTTCGCTGCGGATCCCTCTTGCGAGTGGCTGCGGTTTTCAGGCGGCCTCTGGTGGGGCACCGACGCTTCCTCCGCCGCCACCCACGACCGGCACGCCGGCGAAATTGGACGCGGCTACGCCTCCGAGCTGCTCGACCGGGGAGAGGTCGCGCGCCGCTTCCCTGACCTCGACACGGGGGTCATCGCCCCGGAAGCAATCGTCAACCCCGGCGAAGGCTGGGTATCGCTCCCCCATCTTGTCGAACACCTCGCGGCCAAGCTCCGCGACCTCGGCGGCACGATCACTACCGGTCTCGGACCGTGCTCGCTCATAGTGGAGGATGGCCGTGCTATAGGGATCCGCGACCAGAGGGGAGCGGAGCACCGGGCCGGCGCCGTGGTCGTCGCATGCGGCGCCAAGACCCCTGCAGTGATGAACCGGGCCGGAGTGGACATCCCCGACGGGTCGCCCCTGTCAATGATGGTCACAACCGACCCTGTCGATGCCGAGGCTCCCGTGATGAACACGCCCCGCGCAGCGGTGCGCCCGAATCCTGGGGGCTCGTTCTGTGTCGATCATGACTGGTACGTCGGAGACATCGTTGAGCACGAGGACGGCACCTGCACCATTGACGAATCCATCGTCGCGGAGCTGCTTGAGGAGGCATCGCGCCTCTTCGCGGGCGGTGTCTCGCTGACTGCGGCGCGCTGGGCGGCCGGGCGGAAGCCCATTCCTGGCGATGGTGAGCCAGTGCTCGGCGCAGTCGGAGCGCTGCCCGGCTGCTACGTGGCCTTCACCCACTCCGGCGCGACGCTTGCTCTCATCGCCGGTGAGATGGTGACCCACGAGGTCATGACCGGGAACCGCCACCCGATGCTCGCGTCGTTTTCCCCGGACCGCTTCGCATCGTGAAGAGAGCCCGGGCGCTCTCTCTCTCCCCCCCCCTCCCGTTAGAGAGCGCCCGGAGCCGGCGCGACGGCCCGCAAGGGCGCCGCACTGGATATGCTCGCGGCGCAGAGCGAACCCGTCGGAACGAGGCGAATGATGGCCGGCAAGAAACTCACCCCGCTCGGCCCGAAGGGCAAGGGGGCGCTGGAGACCGCGAAGTGGGCGGTGCCGCTGCTGCTCGCGGCGGGCCGCTGGGTCTCCGCGAATCCACACATCCTCACCACGGCGCAGGAGCAGATCGCGAAGCTGAAGACGCTGCGCACCTCCACGGCCGACGGGGTGCTCGAGACAGTCGCGGTGCTGCGCGGCAACGTCGACTACCTCGCCGACTCCGCCGACGACGAGCAGGAGGCCCGCCAGGCGCAGGAGTGGGCCAAGCAGCTCTCCCATTGCGAGCAGGCGGCTCTGCTGCTGAAGGCTCCCGGCTCCGCTAAAAAGGACCGCCGCGCCCTGAAGAAGCGGGTCGAGGCGCTGCGCTCGGAGATCTTCGCGGCCTACGTCGAGGAGATGGGCGAGGACGCCGAGGCCGAGCAGGGCTGAGCGCCCGCTTCAGGCTCCGCGCGACCTGCGCGACCTGCGCGACCTGCGCGACCTGCGGAGGGCTTACTCTCCCGCGCCGCTCTCCCCCGCGCCGCCGCTCTGACCCGTGCCCTCGCGGCGGGCATCCAGCTGCGCGAACACGCGCGTGGTGATCTCCTCGTACACCTCGCGGGTGTAGTGGAAGGGGGCGAGACCCCAGCGGTGCTCGGGGTCGGCGAGCACGCCCAGGGGCTGCAGCTCGATGATCGTGAAGCCGAGCTCGCGCAGTCGCTCGTAGTAGCGGTGGTAGGCGGCGTTCGCCTCGCGGGCCGAGGTGCCCATGCTCCAGGGGGTGGATTTCCCGTCGGTGGTGACCAGCGCCCACGGCACCTGCAGCACGATCGTCTTCTCGAGGAGTCCCAGCTCGGTGAGCACATCGCGCAGGTGCTCGGCGCGCGGCGCCCAGAGGGCGAAGTGCTCGTCGGTGCCGAAGGGGAGGTGGCGGGCGCCGTCCACCGCGGCGACCACCTCGGGCACGCGCACGATGTCGATGCTGCGGGTGACCACGCCGCCGTCGTCGAAGAGGTGCACGCCGTGGCGCTCGTCGGCCAGGTCCCACAGCAGCACGTCGGTCTCCGGCGCCGCCTCGGCGAGGCGCTGCTCGAGGTTGCCGGCGAAGTCGCCGGTCATCATGCGGCGCTGGAACTCGGAGTCGATCTGGGCGTCGGCCGGGAACCGGGCCGCGGCGTCGTGACCGGCCGAGAGGAGGGACTGGCGTGCGATGTACGCGACGACGTCGAAGCGGTCTCCGCCCGCGAGGTCCATGGTGTCCCGCGCGACGCAGCTGCCGTAGACGGTCACCCGCACCTGGGGTGCGCTGGGCTGAGCGGGCACGGGGCTCCTCCGGACGGGGACGGCGGGCCGCCCGGGCTCTGGCAGGCCAGGAGCGGCCGCGGGCGTGTGCCGACAGAGTACTCAGCACCCGCCCCGGGCATGGTGCACCGGCGGTTCAGCGTGGTAAACGCAACGGCGGCGCCACCCCGCGCCGGGGCCCGGTCACGGCCTCATAGGATGGCCGCGTCCCGTTCCTGCTCCCGGAGGTGCGAATGCCCGCACAGCCCTCGTCGTCCCCTCTGCAGACGCTGCGCACAGGGCTTTGGCACCTGCGCAGGGGCGGTGTGTCCCAGCTGCGCACCTGGAGGCGGCGCCGTCGCACCGCCTCGTACGGCACGGCCGACGGCAGCGGCAGCGCCGACGCCGCGGGCGGGCTGACCTTCCCCGTCGCGACTGTGCCGGAGCGCGCCCCGCACTTCGAGGGGCTGCGGGTGGCGGTGATCCTGGACGACTTCTCGATGCTCGCCTGGAGCTACGAGTTCGAGACCGTCGCGGTCACGCCCGAGCGGTGGCGGGAGCAGCTGGCGGAGGCGCCGGTGGATCTGCTGCTGGTCGAATCGGCCTGGCACGGCAACCGCGACGCCTGGCAGTACCAGCTCACCGGCTCGCAGGCGCCGAGCGCGCCGCTGCGGGAGCTGGTGGCCCACTGCCGCGAGCAGGGCATCGCGACCGTCTTCTGGAACAAGGAGGACCCGCCGCACTTCGAGGACTTCCTCGGCACAGCGCGGCTGTTCGACCAGGTCTTCACCACGGACGTCACGCTGCTGCCCCGCTACCGGGAGGAGCTGGGCCATGAGCGGGTGGCGGTGCTGCCCTTCGCGGCGCAGTCCGCGGTGCACAATCCGGTGCGGCCCCAGCACGGCCATCAGGAGCGGGATGTCGCCTTCGCGGGCATGTACTTCGCGCACAAGTTCCCCGAGCGGCGCGCGCAGATGGACATGCTGCTGGGCGGGGCGCTGGATGCCTCCGCCCGCATGGATCGCGGGCTGGAGATCTTCTCCCGCTTCCTCGGCGATGACGAGCGCTACCAGTTCCCCGGTGCTCTCGCCGAGCGGGTGGTGGGCTCGCTCGAGTATCAGCGGATGCTCACCGCGTACAAGGCGTACAAGGTGTTCCTCAACGTGAACTCGGTGGTGACCAGCTCGTCGATGTGTGCGCGGCGCATCTTCGAGATCACCGCCTCGGGCACGCCCGTGGTCTCCGCCCCCTCCCCCGCGATCGGCGAGTTCTTCGCCGAGGACGAGGTGCCGGTGGTCGCCGAGCGGGAGGAGGCCGCGCAGGTGGTGCGCGCCCTGGTGCGCTCCCGCGAGCTGCGGGATCGCACCGTGCATCTCGCGCAGCGGCGCATCTGGCACGAGCACACCTACACCCACCGCGCCCGGCAGGTGCTGGATGCGGTGGGTCTGGGCGGGAAGGCGGGCTGCACGGGCCTGAGCGGCGGGGCGGGACTGCCGGCGGTGAGCGTGCTCGCGGCGACCAACCGGCCCGAGCAGCTCGACCATCTCGTGGACCAGGTGGCCCGCCAGACCGGTGTCGAGCGGCAGCTGCTGCTGGTCACCCACGGTTTCGAGTCCCCCACCGAGACGGCCCAGCGGGCCCGCGAGCTGGGCATCGAGAACGTGGTGGTGCTCGAGGCGCCGCGGTCGTGGAGCCTCGGCGCGTGCCTGAACGCCGCGGTGGAGCGGGCCGACGGGGGCGTGTGCGCGAAGATGGATGACGACGACCTGTACGGCGCCTTCTACCTGCACGATCTGCTGCGCGCCCGCGAGTTCTCCGGCGCCCAGGTGGTGGGCAAGCACGCCCACTACATGCATCTCGACGGCACCGACGCGACGCTGCTGCGCTTCCCGTGGATGGAGCACCGCTTCACCGACCGCGTCATGGGGCCGACGCTCACCGCGGGCCGCGACGTGTTCGCGGCGCATCCCTTCGAGGACCGGAACCGCGGGGAGGACACCGCGTTCCTCGAGGCCGTGGTGCGGGCCGACGGGAAGGTCTACTCCGCGGACCGGTTCAACTTCACGCAGATGCGGCGCGGCGAGGCGGGCGGGCACGCCTGGTCGGCCAGCGACCGCGAGCTGCTGGCCACGGCGGATGTCGCCTGGTACGGGCGGAACGACGCCCACGTGATGGTGTGAGCCCCGCGCCGCCCGACGCCGCCCCGCCCGGCCCCGCGCCGGCGGGCGCCGCGCGCGGGCCTCAGGTCGAGGGCACGAGGCTCCGGGCGGTGGTGTCGGAGACCAGCGGGATGAGGTCGGCGGCGATGCGCTCGAGCTCCTCGTGCAGCGGGGAGGCCTGGATGAGCAGCAGGTTCACACCCGCCTCCTCGTAGGCGCGGATCTTCTCCGCGACCTGCTCGGGGGTGCCCACCAGCTCCGGGCGCAGCGCCCGGGTGCCCACGGAGTACTCGCGTGCGGAGACCTCCACGTCGAGGTTCGAGTGCTTGGTGAACTCCTCGAAGGAGGCGTATCCGGGCGAGCCCGGGGTGATGGTGGTGATGCGCTCGAGCTCTGCGCGCGCCTCGGCCTCGGTGTCGCGAATGATCACATAGGCGCTCATCCCGATCGAGTCGAAGCCTGCGCCCTGGAGCCGCTCGCGGCGGGCGGTGACGTCGGCGACCTTCGTGCGCAGCTCCTCGACGGTGCCGCCGTGGGTCACGTAGGAGTCGGCGAAGGCGGCGATCGCCTCGCGCCCGCCCTCGGATTCGCCGCCCGCGTAGATGGCCGGCAGCGTGGCCGGCTTCGGCTCGACCACGGCGCCGTCGATGTCGAAGTAGCGGCCGTGCTGGCTGTACGGGGTCTCGCTCCACAGCCCGCGCAGGGCGTCGACGAACTCGGTGCAGTGCACGTACCGGTCATCATGCGAGGGGAACACCCCACCGAACTGTGCGGCCTCCTCCGCCCACCAGGCGGCGACCACGTTGAGGGAGAGGCGGTCTGCGGAGATGTCCGCCAGGGTGGATAGCCGCTTCGCGGTGACCTGCGGGTTGTGGTAGCCGGGCCGGATCGCGGTGAGGATCTCGAGGTTCTCGGTGACCGCGGCGATGGCGGTGGCGAGCGACCACGCCTCGAGGCTCGGCGCCTCGGGGCCCTTGCGGTCGTTGAGGTAGAGCTCGGGCACGAGCGTGAGCTCGAAGCCGAGGCGGTCGGCGAGGGTGCTCACCGTCTTCACGTACTCCCAGGTGGCGGGCATGCCCTCGTCCTCCACATTGCGGAGGAAGCCGCCGTACACCGGGGTCCAGTAGCCGAATCTCATGTCTCTCCTGACGTCGTGCGCGGCGGGGCCGCGAGCGGGTGATGCTGTGCAGTGGTGGGCGGGTCAGTGCGTGATGGGGCGGGTCAGCGCGTGGCGGGGCCGGCAGCGACGGCGCGCGCCCGGGTGACGGCCTGCAGGGCGTGGGCGAGGTCGGCGCGGAGGTCGTCGGGGTCCTCGAGCCCGATCGAGAGCCGGATGGTGGCCAGGCCGATCCCGGCGTCGGCCCGTCCGGCCGCGTCCAGGCGGGAGTGGGTGGTGGTGGCGGGGTGGACCACGAGGGAGCGCACGTCCCCGATGTTGGCGACGAGGGCGAACAGCTCGAGGGCGTCGATGAAGGTCTCGACCACGTCCGGCCCGCCGGCCAGGTCGAAGGAGAACACGCTGCCGATCCCCTCGGGCAGCAGGCGGCGGACGAGCTCGTGCTCGGGATGCCCCGCGAGCCCGGGATGGTGCACGCGCTCCACCTCGTCCAGGCCGTCGAGGAAGCGGGCCAGCTCGAGCGCGGTCTGCGTCTGCCGCCGCACCCGCAGCTCGAGCGTCTCGATGCCCAGCAGGATCTGCGAGGCGCTGCCGGGGGCGAGGGTGGGTCCGAGGTCGTGGACGCTCTTGGCGCGGGCCAGCACCAGGTAGGGGGTGCGGCCGTCCTGCCCGTCGAAGGCGTCGGTGAACACGATCCCGCCGAAGCGGGCGGAGGGCTCGGTGAGCGCGGGCCAGCGGCCGGGCCGGGCGGTGAAGTCGAAGGTGCCGCCGTCCACGATCACGCCGGCGATCGCGGTGCCGTGGCCGCCGAGGTACTTGGTGGCGGAGTGGACCACGATGTCGGCCCCGTGCTCGAGCGGGCGCAGCAGCACCGGGGTGGCCATCGTGTTGTCGACGACGACGGGCACGCCGGCGGCGTGGGCGATCTCCGCGATCGCGCGGAGGTCCGGCACGGTGAGGACGGGGTTGCCGATCGATTCGAGGAAGACGCCGCGGGTGCTCTCGCGCAGCGCTGCCGCCCAGGCCGCGGTGTCCAGGGGGTCCACGAAGGTCACCTCGATGCCGAGATCGGCGAAGCTGTCGCCGAGCAGGTCCGAGGTGCCGCCGTAGAGCTTGTTCGAGGCCACGAAGTGGTGCGGTCCCGGGCCGGCGGCGGCCACGAGCGCGAGCAGGGCCACGGCCACGGCCGCCTGCCCGGAGCCGAGGGCGAGCGCGCCCGCCCCGCCCTCGAGGTCGGCGACGCGGCGCTCGAGCACGGCGTTGGTGGGGTTGCCGTTGCGGCTGTAGATGTTGCCGGGCCGGGACAGGGCGAAGGTGTCTCGGGCGGAGGCGAAGTCGTCGAACTCGTAGGCGACGGACTGGTAGATGGGCACGGTCACCGTGTTCTGCGGCGTGCCGGGGGTGTAGCCGGCGTGGATCTGCCGGGTGGCGAGGCCCGGGCCGCGGCCGGTCGCGGCGTCGGCGCCGTGCGGGGTCGGGGTCGGGACGATGTCGGGGGTCATCGAGGGGGTCCTCTCTGCGGGGTCGTCCGTCATCCTGCGGTGCTCGCGGCTCCCGAGCACCCCTAGGTAAACCTTAGCAACGCCATAAGTCTGTCTATGACCAGATCGGTGCGCTCGGCGCTCTCCCCGTGGCACGGTGTGGGCTCTCGCACCCCGGCGGCGCTCCCCTTCACGGGCCGCTCCCGCCGGGCGCCGACCACCCCGCAGCTCCCCACCACGCAGAGGAACGGATGATGCTCCAGCGGCCCCACGGACCCGCCCCGGTCCCCCAGCAGCCTCGACTGCCTCGGCGCGCACTGATGTCCGGTGCGCTGCTGGGCGCGACCGCGCTGATGACCGGCTGCGCCGCGAGCGCTCAGGGCCGTGCGGCGCTCGGCGCGGAGCCGCCCACCTCGCCCTCCGCGCTCACCTGGGGGTGGCGGCTGCCGAGCACCTGGGATTCCGCCCGCGGGATCGGCTACGACGTGCACGTGCTCTCCCTCGTCTACTCGGGGCTCACCCGCCTCGACCCGGAGGGGCAGCTCGCCCCGGATCTCGCCCAGTCGTGGACGTACAACGAGGCCGGCGATGCGGTGACCTTCCACCTGCGGCCGGGCCTGACCTTCAGCGACGGCACCGCGGTGGACGCCGCCGCGGTCAAGGCCGGCCTCGAGCGCAGCCGAGACCTGCCCGGCGCCACGAGCGCCCAGTCCCTCGCCGTCATCGAGGAGATCACCGCCGACTCCGCCACCGACGTGACCCTGCACCTGGCGGGCGTGAACCACCAGATCCCGCTGCTGCTGGCCGGGCTCATCGGCCACCTGGTCTCCCCCGCCGCGATCGCCGACGGGGTGGAGCTGAACGTGGCCCCGGTGGGCGCGGGCCCCTTCGTGCTGGCCGAGTACGTGCCCGGCTCGCACGCCCGCCTGGTGCGCAACCCGGAGCACTGGAACGCGGAGGAGATCCTGCTCGAGGAGCTGCGGGTGGTGCCGCGGCCGGCGGAGGCGGTGACCTATGCGGGGCTGAGCTCCGGCCAGTACGACCTCGCCCATGTGGACGACTCCCAGATCGAGCCGCTCGAGCAGGCCGGCTTCCGGATCGCCGCCGGCACCTGCTTCAACGTCCACACCATCGAGGTGAACAACCGCCACGCCCCCTTCGACGACCCGCGGGTGGTCGAGGCGTTCAACCGGGCGATCGACCGCGACGCGATCGTGCAGAGCGTGCTCTTCGGCCACGGCGAAGCGGACTGGCAGCCCTTCACCCGCGACCTGCAGGGCTTCGACCCGGAGCTGGACCGGCACTGGGAGCACGACGTGGACCGCGCCCGCGACCTGCTCGCCGAAGCGGGGCACACCGCCCCGATCGCCGTGACCTTCCACGTGCTCAGCGAGGGCGATGACCTCCAGACCCGGATCGCCGAGGTGGTGCAGGCACAGGCCGCCGAGGCGGGCTTCGATCTCACCCTGGAGATGGCCCCGCCGGGCTCCGGCCAGAAGGCGGCCCACTCGTACACGCTGTACATGTACTCCTTCTCCGGCCGCGAATCCCCCGTGCAGGCGCTCGAGGTGCTCTACGACGAGGCGGGCTGGATGAACATCTCCGAGCAGCACCCCGAGGGTTTCGACGAGGCGCTCGATCTGGTGCGCCGCACCCCGCTGGACTCCCCCGAGTACACCCCGACCCTGCGGGCCGCGACGCGGCTGGCGGTGGTGGGGGCGACCCCGCATGCGTGGATCGCGAACTGGAACCGCGCGCATGCGATGAACGAGCGGGTCACCGGCTTCACGCACTGCCGGCACACGCAGCGCTTCGAGGGCGTGGGGGTGAGGGCATGAGGCGCCTGCTGCTGCGCGCGCTCGGCCGCGCCGTGCCGGTGCTGCTGGTCACCGCCGCCGTCACCTTCCTGCTCGGCGCGTTCGCGAAGCAGGAGCCGGCGGAGCTGCTGCTCGGCGAATCCGCGACCGCGGAGGCCGTCGCCGCGCTGGATCACGAGCTGGGCCGGGACCGGCCGCTGCTGGTGCAGTTCGGCTCATGGATCGTCCATGCGCTGCAGGGCGATCTGGGCCAGAGCTGGTTCACGAGCATCCCGGTGACGGCCACGATCGCACAGCGCCTGCCGGTGAGCCTGTCCATCGCCGGGCTCGCGCTGCTGCTCGCGATCGCCCTCGGCGCGGGGGCGGGGATCCTCGCCGCGCTGCGCCGCGGCAGCTGGATCGACACCGCCGTGACCGTCGCCGCGTCCACACTCGCGACCCTGCCGCCGTTCGTGGTCTCGATCCTGCTGATCCTCGTGTTCGGCGTCGCCGTGCCGATCCTGCCCACCGGCGGGTTCGTGCCCTTCACACAGAGCCCCGCCGGCTGGCTGGCCTGCATCCTGCTGCCCGCGATCGCGCTCTCGCTCGAGGCGGCGGCGGATATCGCCCGGCAGCTGCGCACCGCGCTGGTGGCGACCTATGAGGAGAACTTCGTGCTCGGGGCGCGGCTGCGCGGCCACTCCGGGGCGCGGATCCTGCTGCGCCACGCCCTGCCGCACGCCGCCGGCCCCGCCCTGTCGGTGATCGGCATCCAGGTGCCGCGCCTGGTGGGCGGCGCGATCATCGCCGAGCAGATCTTCTCCCTGCCGGGGCTGGGGCTGATGGCCTTCGAGGGCGCCACCCAGGGCGACATGCCCGTGGTGCTCGGCGCGGTGATGGTCACCGTCGTCGCGGTGCTGGCGAGCACCTTCGTGATCGATCTGCTGCTGGCCGCGCTCACCCCGAAGGAGCGCACCGCCGCCCCCGTGGAGAGGACCTTCGCATGACCACCCTCCGTGCCCTGCTGGCCCGGCCCACCGCCGTCGCCGCCCTGGCGGTCCTCGCCGTGGTGGCGGTGCTGACCCTCGCCGGCGGGCTGCTCGCCCCGCATGATCCGCTCGCGCAGAACACCGCGCACGTGCTCGCCGGCCCTTCGGCGACCCACCCGCTGGGCACCGACTACCTGGGCCGCGACATCCTCTCGCGCCTGCTGGCCGGGTCGCGGCTGTCGGTGCTGGCCGCGCTCGAGGCGGTGCTCATCGCGCTGGCGCTCGGCACCTCCGCGGCGTTGGTCGCGGTGTTCTCGGTGCGGCCGGTGCGGTGGCTGCTGGAGCGGGTCTTCGACGCGTTCATGGCGCTGCCGTTCATCACCTTCGCGGTGGCGATCGGGGCGCTGCTGGGCAACAGCATCCACGCCGCGATGGTGGCGGTGGGGATCCTCGCCGCCCCCACCTTCTTCCGGGTGGTGCGGGCGGCGGCGCTCGAGACCGCCCACACCCAGTACGTGGAAGCGGCGCGGCTGCTGGGGGTGCCGGTGCCGCGGATCATCCTCAGCCATGTGCTGCCGCGGATCGTGCCGGTGCTGCTGGTGACCTCGGCGAGCGCCCTCGCGGCGAGCCTGCTGGTGGTGGCGAGCCTGACGTTCCTCGGGGTGGGGGTGCAGCCGCCCACGCCCACCTGGGGCGGGATGCTCTCGGCAGATCTGTCCTACCTCGCGGTGCGGCCCGCGAACCCGGTGGGCCCGGCGCTCGCGATCATGGTGACGGTGGCGGCGCTGGGTGTGCTGGCCGACAGGATCCGCGACGTGAGCACCGGCGCGGGCACCGCCCCGGCGGCCGACGGCGGCACCGCCTCCCCCGACGGCAGCGCTTCCACGGACGCCGACGACGAGGGCAGCGCCGACGCCCTCAGCACCCGCACCGCCGCCGACGCCAGTGTTCGCACGGGCGACGGCGAGCAGCCCGCCCCTTTGCCCGGCAGCATCGGCACGGCCGACGAGCCGGTGGAGGCGCTGGTCGAGATCGAGGATCTGCACGTCGAGGCGGGCTCCGGCGCGCAGCTGGTGCGCGGCGTGAGCCTGCGCGTGCCGCGCGGCGCGAGCGTGGGGATCCTCGGCGAATCCGGCTCCGGCAAGACGATGACGGTCAAGTCGCTGCTGGGGGTGGTGCCGGACGGCGTCTGCGTGACCGGCGGACGCCTCGCCTTCGACGGCAAGGAGCTGGGCGAGGGCGCGTGGACGGCGCTGCACGGGCGGCGCATCGGCACCGTGTTCCAGGACCCGGCCACCTGGTTCACCCCGCACCTGCGGATCGGCACGCAGGTCGACGAGGTGCTGCGCCACACGCTCGGCCTGTCCCGCAGCGAGGCGGCCACCGCCCGCCGCGAGCTGCTCGCCCATGTGGGGCTGCGCGAGGTGGAGCGGGTGGCCGGCCAGTTCCCGCACGAGCTCTCCGGCGGGATGCTGCAGCGGATCCTGCTGGCGATCGCGGTGAGCGGCGAACCGGATCTGCTGGTGGCCGATGAGGCGACCACCGCGCTGGACGTCACGGTGCAGGCGGAGGTGCTCTCCCTGGTGCGCCGGCTGCGCCACGAGCACGCGCTGACGGTGCTGATGATCTCCCACGATCTGGCCGTCCTCGCCCACAGCTGCGACCACCTCTACGTGTTCCGCCACGGCGTGGTGGTCGAGGAGGGCCCCACCGCTCAGGTGCTGCACGCACCCGCCCACCCCTACACCCGCACTCTCGTCGCCGATCACACGGTGTTCGGGATCGACGCCGTGTGCGCCGCCGCCGGCGCCGCCGAGACTCCGGCCCGACAGAAGGAGGCAGCACCGCTATGACCCTCACCGCCCTCACCGATTCCCCCGCCCTCGATGCCCCGACCGCGCTCGCCCCGTCCCCTGCGCGCCCGGTCCGCGCCGGCTCCGCCCGCCCGGCACTGGCCGTGCACGACCTCGCGATCCGCTACGGCGCCCGGGAGGTGCTGCGCCACGTCGACCTCGAGGTCGCACCCGGCGAGGTGGTGGGGCTGATCGGCGAATCCGGCTCCGGCAAGACGTCGCTCGCCCGCAGCGTGCTGGGCCTGGTGCCCACCGCCGCCGGCACGGTCCACGTGGACGGCCGCGAGGTGAGCCGCTATTCCCGCGCGCAGTGGCGGGCATTCCGCCGCGCCGGGCACGCCCAGTACGTGTTCCAGGATCCGCTGAGCAGCCTCGACGGCCGCTTCACCGCCCGCGCCTCGGTGCTCGAAGGAGCCCGGCAGGCCTTCCCCGCCGCGCAGGCGGCCGAGCACGCCGAACGCGCGCTGCGCACCGTGGGCCTGGACCCGTCGCTGTGGGCATCGCGGCCCGCGCAGCTCTCCGGCGGGCAGCGCCAGCGGGTCGCGATCGCCCGCGCCCTGGCCGTCGACCCGGCGCTGCTGGTGTGCGATGAACCGGTCAGCGCCCTGGACGCCTCGAGCCGCATCGAGGTGGTGCGCACCCTCGGGGCCGTGGCCCGCGCCGGCACCGGGATCCTGCTGATCTCCCACGATCTCTCCTCCCTCGGCGCGATCGCCGACAGGGTGCTGGTGCTGCACGAGGGCGGGATCGTCGAGGCCGGCACCGCCGCCGAGGTGCTCGGCGCGCCCCAGCATCCGTACACCCGCCGCCTCATCGCGGCGATCCCCACCCTCGACCGTCCCCCGGCGCCCACCGCGCCGGCCCTGCACCCGTCCCTCGACACCTCTCACTGAAGGAGAAAGCCATGGCAGAGATTCTCGGCATGATCTCGTCCCAGCGCGGATCGGAGACCGATCCGGTCACCGGCCCCGCCGTCGATCCCGGGTGGATCCGCGAGTTCGCCCGCGCCCATGAGGAGGCCGGTTTCGACCGGGTGCTCATCGGGTACTCGTCCGCCTCGCCGGACGGGTTCGCGCTCGCCTCGGCGGTGCTGCAGGCCACCGAGCGTCTGGGCGTGCTCATCGCGCACCGGCCCGGGTTCGTCGCGCCGACGGTGGTGGCCCGCAAGCTCGCCACCCTCGACCAGCTCACCGGGGGCGGGCGCGTGGCGATCCACCACATCTCCGGCGGCTCGGATGCGGATCAGGCCCGCGACGGGGACTTCTCCACC comes from Brachybacterium faecium DSM 4810 and encodes:
- a CDS encoding ABC-type dipeptide/oligopeptide/nickel transport system, permease component (PFAM: Binding-protein-dependent transport system inner membrane component), which encodes MRRLLLRALGRAVPVLLVTAAVTFLLGAFAKQEPAELLLGESATAEAVAALDHELGRDRPLLVQFGSWIVHALQGDLGQSWFTSIPVTATIAQRLPVSLSIAGLALLLAIALGAGAGILAALRRGSWIDTAVTVAASTLATLPPFVVSILLILVFGVAVPILPTGGFVPFTQSPAGWLACILLPAIALSLEAAADIARQLRTALVATYEENFVLGARLRGHSGARILLRHALPHAAGPALSVIGIQVPRLVGGAIIAEQIFSLPGLGLMAFEGATQGDMPVVLGAVMVTVVAVLASTFVIDLLLAALTPKERTAAPVERTFA
- a CDS encoding ABC-type dipeptide/oligopeptide/nickel transport system, ATPase component (PFAM: Oligopeptide/dipeptide transporter, C-terminal region; Binding-protein-dependent transport system inner membrane component; ABC transporter), with the protein product MTTLRALLARPTAVAALAVLAVVAVLTLAGGLLAPHDPLAQNTAHVLAGPSATHPLGTDYLGRDILSRLLAGSRLSVLAALEAVLIALALGTSAALVAVFSVRPVRWLLERVFDAFMALPFITFAVAIGALLGNSIHAAMVAVGILAAPTFFRVVRAAALETAHTQYVEAARLLGVPVPRIILSHVLPRIVPVLLVTSASALAASLLVVASLTFLGVGVQPPTPTWGGMLSADLSYLAVRPANPVGPALAIMVTVAALGVLADRIRDVSTGAGTAPAADGGTASPDGSASTDADDEGSADALSTRTAADASVRTGDGEQPAPLPGSIGTADEPVEALVEIEDLHVEAGSGAQLVRGVSLRVPRGASVGILGESGSGKTMTVKSLLGVVPDGVCVTGGRLAFDGKELGEGAWTALHGRRIGTVFQDPATWFTPHLRIGTQVDEVLRHTLGLSRSEAATARRELLAHVGLREVERVAGQFPHELSGGMLQRILLAIAVSGEPDLLVADEATTALDVTVQAEVLSLVRRLRHEHALTVLMISHDLAVLAHSCDHLYVFRHGVVVEEGPTAQVLHAPAHPYTRTLVADHTVFGIDAVCAAAGAAETPARQKEAAPL
- a CDS encoding ATPase component of various ABC-type transport systems with duplicated ATPase domain (PFAM: ABC transporter; Oligopeptide/dipeptide transporter, C-terminal region), with the translated sequence MTLTALTDSPALDAPTALAPSPARPVRAGSARPALAVHDLAIRYGAREVLRHVDLEVAPGEVVGLIGESGSGKTSLARSVLGLVPTAAGTVHVDGREVSRYSRAQWRAFRRAGHAQYVFQDPLSSLDGRFTARASVLEGARQAFPAAQAAEHAERALRTVGLDPSLWASRPAQLSGGQRQRVAIARALAVDPALLVCDEPVSALDASSRIEVVRTLGAVARAGTGILLISHDLSSLGAIADRVLVLHEGGIVEAGTAAEVLGAPQHPYTRRLIAAIPTLDRPPAPTAPALHPSLDTSH